A single window of Rubripirellula lacrimiformis DNA harbors:
- the scpB gene encoding SMC-Scp complex subunit ScpB, whose translation MQRLWSPADHRVSQWGGRSWLAQAQSASGLGTQGAGNQVSSVQTSVATASQTHRRGLRRPYSVSLAVIGDHATEDLAGDAAGEEDDEDPRVRRMRVEGVLLISKTPLSPRKLAQLAHLADATEARTLVRQLNRVYDTLGRAIRVEQVAGGFRMLTHPTLAPWLARLGHLPPATRLSTPMMETLAVVAYRQPVSRASAEAIRGVACGELLRQLMERDLIRIAGRSEELGRPYLYGTTKRFLQLFGLANTDALPPIDWQTLNDDAQPDLPLDDLSTSTKEPVVSASVAPVLGQAADFAVTPIADANPLGLAAAAAQAIGDAPVAIIEDDEDEIEIDVDDDDDEDWDDDDDDDDDWDDDDDDDEEDDDELEDDWEEVDDDDDDDDDDEDDDEEDDSADDDEEEDDDEDWSEDDDADDSADDAEEDEEEWD comes from the coding sequence ATGCAGCGACTTTGGTCCCCCGCCGATCATCGAGTATCCCAGTGGGGCGGTCGGTCCTGGTTGGCGCAGGCCCAAAGTGCGTCCGGTCTGGGGACTCAAGGCGCGGGAAATCAGGTTTCCAGCGTCCAAACGTCGGTGGCGACGGCTTCGCAAACACATCGCAGGGGCCTACGCCGACCTTATTCGGTGTCGTTGGCGGTGATCGGCGACCACGCGACCGAGGACCTAGCGGGCGATGCGGCCGGCGAAGAGGATGACGAAGATCCGCGGGTGCGGCGAATGCGAGTCGAGGGTGTCCTGTTGATCTCCAAGACGCCGCTAAGCCCGCGTAAACTTGCTCAATTGGCTCACTTGGCGGACGCTACCGAGGCTCGTACACTTGTCCGCCAGCTGAATCGTGTTTATGACACTCTTGGACGCGCCATTCGGGTAGAACAGGTCGCAGGCGGCTTTCGGATGCTAACTCATCCAACGTTAGCACCTTGGTTGGCCCGACTGGGACATTTGCCTCCAGCGACGAGGCTGTCGACGCCGATGATGGAAACGCTTGCGGTCGTTGCTTACCGCCAGCCGGTGTCGCGAGCGAGTGCCGAAGCGATCCGCGGGGTAGCCTGCGGTGAATTGCTGAGGCAATTGATGGAACGAGATTTGATACGAATTGCGGGCCGTAGCGAAGAACTTGGACGGCCTTATCTTTACGGTACTACTAAACGCTTCTTACAACTGTTCGGGCTAGCCAATACGGACGCTTTGCCGCCGATCGATTGGCAAACGTTGAACGATGACGCCCAACCCGATTTACCCCTTGATGATTTGTCGACATCCACGAAGGAGCCTGTCGTGAGTGCCTCTGTCGCGCCAGTTCTCGGCCAAGCCGCCGATTTTGCAGTTACCCCGATCGCTGACGCCAACCCGCTTGGACTGGCCGCTGCCGCTGCCCAGGCGATCGGTGATGCCCCTGTTGCCATCATCGAGGATGATGAAGACGAAATCGAAATCGACGTCGATGATGACGACGATGAAGATTGGGATGATGACGATGACGACGACGATGATTGGGACGACGACGACGACGACGATGAAGAGGACGACGACGAACTCGAAGACGACTGGGAAGAAGTCGACGACGATGACGATGACGACGACGATGATGAAGACGACGACGAAGAAGATGACTCCGCCGACGACGATGAAGAAGAAGACGACGACGAAGACTGGAGCGAGGACGACGACGCTGATGATAGCGCCGACGACGCAGAAGAAGACGAAGAAGAATGGGACTGA